The DNA window AGAACAAACGGCCAGAAAACTACAGATGGACTTCTTTCAATACATCATCGACAGAAACAGTAAACAATATCAAATCCAAAGTTTGGCCATAACTTTAGAAAATGCTTACATGAAAAATACCTCAGATTTTTGAGCGCATTCGGGAATACGTGCCAAAAGAAACGTACCTCGGAATAGCAAGTGGGTTAAATGAGCGATTTAGATTTTACAAATATTATCCAGGTCAAGAATTTAAGCCGCATCAAGACGGAAGTTATTATCGAAATATCCATGAATGGAGTTCATATACATTTATGGTATACTTGAATGAAGATATGATTGGAGGAGAGACTAAATTTAATTATGATTCAATTAAGCCAGAAACAGGCAAAGCTTTAATTTTTAAACATGAGTTAGTACATTCTGGTAGTAAAGTAATAGAGGGTGTTAAATATGTATTGAGGACAGATGTGATGTACAAGAGAAAACGGAAAGAAGAAAAATAAAAGAAAACAGTAGCGAACAAAAGCTAAACCGTCAATAGCTGCTATGCGCAGCTACTGCGGTTAGCAATGCCGTTCTCGGCTATAAATCCGCCATGAATGTGAGAGATGAGCCAGGGAGTTGATCCGTGCCAATCCAGATCTTTGAGAAAATCAACGAAATGCCAACAATGTGTATAGTGCATAGCACCCTTCGGGATGCTACGGCACCATCCACGAAACGTTCTCGGCCATATATCAGCCATATTGTTGAGAAAAAGTAAGAAGGGTGAGATAAGGAATTGTTGAGAAAATGGGTCGCGGATGTGGCTTGTAGAAAATCAGTATCGGAAAAATGCCAGGAAGTTGAAAACTGCGAGATTGTTAAGAAAAGTAGAAGCCAAGAACCAGCCCCGCGAAGACAAGCAGC is part of the Thermodesulfobacteriota bacterium genome and encodes:
- a CDS encoding 2OG-Fe(II) oxygenase; the encoded protein is MPKETYLGIASGLNERFRFYKYYPGQEFKPHQDGSYYRNIHEWSSYTFMVYLNEDMIGGETKFNYDSIKPETGKALIFKHELVHSGSKVIEGVKYVLRTDVMYKRKRKEEK